The following are encoded in a window of Fluviibacter phosphoraccumulans genomic DNA:
- a CDS encoding DUF485 domain-containing protein, with protein sequence MLDPTTAKLLADPKYQELVAVRNSYSWICTILMLIVYFGFILTLAFDKAIFAQKIGDGVMSLGVPVGLGVILFTIAITGIYVRKANTDFDSMKDALVKDVQK encoded by the coding sequence ATGCTAGACCCAACGACAGCCAAACTATTGGCAGATCCGAAGTATCAGGAGCTGGTCGCGGTTCGCAACAGCTACAGCTGGATCTGTACGATCCTAATGCTGATTGTGTACTTCGGTTTCATCTTGACCCTGGCTTTTGATAAGGCCATCTTTGCCCAGAAAATCGGTGACGGTGTTATGTCACTGGGTGTTCCGGTGGGTCTGGGTGTGATTCTGTTCACAATCGCCATCACGGGCATCTATGTTCGTAAGGCCAACACGGACTTCGACTCAATGAAGGACGCTCTGGTTAAGGACGTACAAAAATGA
- a CDS encoding sulfite exporter TauE/SafE family protein — MSWWLLTYVLLGVGSGFVAGLFGVGGGLTIVPILLLLFQAQGFPDAQLMHLALGTAMATIVITAISSMRAHHRHGGVRWDIFKSMAPGLVLGTLVGSLFASRVPTDTMAVLFTVIVYWASLQMLLDFKPKPTRELPGVTGLMSVGGLIGGVSSLVAAGGGFLSVPFMVLCNVNMRQAVGTSSALGFPIALAGVVGYIMGGWSVPDLPGPSLGFVYVPAFLGVVIATIFTAPVGAKLAHRLPVKQLKRAFGIMLALLASKMLWNLLH, encoded by the coding sequence ATGAGTTGGTGGCTGCTGACCTACGTTTTGCTGGGGGTGGGCTCGGGGTTTGTCGCAGGCTTGTTTGGTGTGGGTGGTGGATTGACGATTGTGCCCATACTGCTTTTGCTCTTTCAGGCGCAGGGATTTCCTGATGCACAGCTGATGCACCTGGCATTGGGTACGGCCATGGCAACGATTGTGATCACTGCCATTTCGAGCATGCGTGCCCATCACCGTCACGGTGGCGTGCGGTGGGATATTTTTAAGTCCATGGCACCGGGCCTGGTGTTGGGGACGCTCGTCGGCAGTTTGTTTGCCAGCCGCGTACCGACGGATACGATGGCGGTCCTGTTTACCGTTATCGTCTACTGGGCCTCGTTGCAGATGTTGCTCGATTTCAAGCCGAAGCCCACGCGTGAATTGCCGGGCGTTACCGGGTTGATGAGTGTTGGTGGACTGATCGGCGGTGTTTCCAGTCTGGTCGCGGCTGGGGGTGGTTTTCTGTCAGTGCCTTTCATGGTGCTGTGTAACGTCAATATGCGTCAGGCAGTCGGTACTTCCTCGGCGCTGGGCTTTCCTATCGCCTTGGCCGGCGTGGTTGGTTACATCATGGGCGGTTGGTCCGTCCCTGATTTGCCCGGGCCGAGTTTAGGATTTGTCTATGTGCCCGCCTTTTTAGGCGTCGTGATCGCAACGATTTTTACCGCGCCAGTGGGGGCAAAATTGGCCCATCGTTTGCCGGTCAAACAACTGAAACGCGCATTTGGCATCATGCTGGCATTGTTGGCCAGCAAGATGCTTTGGAATTTGTTGCACTGA
- a CDS encoding cation acetate symporter, with protein MTNMNKTLIALGALLASGAALAAGADLGNTQQQATNWTAIVMFGIFVLFTLYITKWAAGKTKTAADFYTAGGGITGFQNGLAIAGDYMSAASFLGISGLVFANGFDGLIFSIGWLVGWPIITFLLAERLRNLGKFTFADVASYRFSQTPVRIFAATGSLVVVAFYMIAQMVGAGQLIKVLFGLDYTIAVVLVGILMMMYVLFGGMTATTWVQVIKAVMLLSGATFMAGAVLFAFGFSPEALFAKAVEIHPKHDALMSPGGLIKDPISAISVGMALMFGTAGLPHILMRFFTVPNAKEARKSVGWATVWIGYFYILTFIIGFGAIVFLMQDPAAYYVDGDLAKGLKGGGNMAAIHLSNAVGGDLFLGFISAVAFATILAVVAGLTLAGASAVSHDLYATVIKKGKAEQTAEMRVSKITTVALAVLAIFLGIAFEKQNVAYMVMLAFAIACSANFPVLFMSLMWKDCTTKGAVTGGFVGLIASAGLTILSPTVWEAVIGNPKGSAPFPYGSPALFSMTAAFATIWIVSLLDKSARAQIDREGYPAQQVRCETGIGAAGASGH; from the coding sequence ATGACCAATATGAATAAGACACTGATTGCGCTTGGCGCACTCCTCGCGAGTGGTGCAGCCCTGGCCGCCGGTGCTGATCTGGGCAACACCCAGCAGCAGGCGACCAACTGGACCGCTATTGTCATGTTCGGCATCTTCGTTCTGTTCACGCTCTACATTACTAAGTGGGCTGCGGGCAAAACAAAGACGGCTGCTGACTTCTACACGGCTGGTGGCGGTATCACTGGCTTCCAGAACGGCCTGGCGATCGCTGGCGACTACATGTCGGCTGCTTCGTTCCTGGGTATTTCCGGTCTGGTGTTTGCCAACGGCTTTGACGGCCTGATCTTCTCGATCGGCTGGCTGGTCGGCTGGCCAATCATCACCTTCCTGCTGGCAGAGCGTCTGCGTAACCTCGGCAAGTTCACATTTGCTGACGTGGCCTCGTACCGCTTCTCGCAAACCCCAGTGCGTATTTTTGCTGCTACGGGTTCGCTGGTTGTGGTTGCCTTCTACATGATTGCCCAGATGGTGGGTGCTGGTCAGCTGATCAAGGTTCTCTTTGGTCTGGACTACACCATCGCTGTGGTGCTCGTGGGCATCCTGATGATGATGTACGTACTGTTCGGCGGTATGACGGCCACCACCTGGGTTCAGGTGATCAAGGCTGTCATGCTGCTGTCGGGCGCAACCTTCATGGCTGGTGCCGTGCTGTTTGCCTTCGGTTTCAGCCCAGAAGCGCTGTTTGCCAAGGCTGTTGAAATCCATCCAAAGCATGATGCGCTGATGTCCCCAGGTGGCCTGATCAAAGATCCGATCTCGGCAATCTCGGTGGGTATGGCGCTGATGTTCGGTACAGCTGGCCTGCCGCACATCCTGATGCGCTTCTTCACGGTGCCTAATGCTAAAGAAGCCCGTAAGTCTGTGGGTTGGGCAACGGTTTGGATCGGTTACTTCTACATCCTGACCTTCATCATCGGTTTCGGCGCGATTGTGTTCCTGATGCAGGATCCAGCTGCGTACTACGTTGATGGTGATCTGGCCAAGGGTCTGAAGGGCGGCGGCAACATGGCTGCTATCCACCTGTCGAACGCTGTCGGTGGTGACCTGTTCCTGGGCTTCATCTCGGCTGTGGCTTTCGCAACCATTCTGGCTGTGGTAGCCGGTCTGACACTGGCTGGTGCATCGGCTGTGTCGCATGACCTGTACGCTACGGTCATCAAGAAGGGTAAGGCTGAGCAAACCGCTGAAATGCGCGTTTCGAAGATCACAACCGTCGCTCTGGCAGTTCTGGCAATTTTCCTGGGCATCGCCTTCGAAAAGCAGAACGTTGCCTACATGGTGATGCTGGCCTTCGCAATTGCGTGTTCGGCTAACTTCCCAGTGCTGTTCATGTCGCTGATGTGGAAAGACTGCACCACCAAGGGTGCTGTGACTGGTGGCTTCGTTGGCCTGATCGCTTCGGCTGGTCTGACCATCCTGTCGCCAACCGTTTGGGAAGCCGTTATCGGCAATCCGAAGGGTAGCGCACCGTTCCCTTACGGTTCGCCAGCACTGTTCTCCATGACCGCTGCATTCGCAACCATCTGGATCGTGTCGCTGCTTGATAAGAGCGCTCGCGCCCAGATCGACCGCGAAGGTTACCCAGCACAGCAAGTCCGTTGCGAAACGGGTATTGGTGCTGCTGGTGCCTCTGGTCACTAA
- the rpsI gene encoding 30S ribosomal protein S9 produces MAEQQYYGTGRRKSAVARVYLKRGNGNIVVNGKPVDIFFSRETGRMVVRQPLQLVEHTTTFDIQVNVVGGGESGQAGAVRHGITRALIQYDAELKSALSNAGFVTRDAREVERKKVGLHGARRRKQFSKR; encoded by the coding sequence ATGGCAGAACAACAATATTACGGTACCGGTCGTCGCAAGAGCGCCGTTGCCCGTGTTTACCTGAAGCGTGGCAATGGCAACATCGTTGTCAATGGCAAGCCAGTTGACATCTTCTTCTCGCGTGAGACAGGCCGTATGGTCGTTCGTCAACCGCTGCAACTCGTTGAGCACACGACGACTTTCGACATCCAGGTCAACGTTGTTGGCGGTGGTGAATCGGGTCAAGCAGGTGCCGTTCGTCACGGTATCACCCGTGCACTGATCCAGTATGATGCAGAGCTGAAGTCAGCGCTGTCGAATGCCGGTTTCGTGACGCGCGATGCCCGTGAAGTTGAGCGTAAGAAAGTCGGCTTGCACGGCGCTCGTCGTCGCAAGCAGTTCTCGAAGCGTTAA
- the prmC gene encoding peptide chain release factor N(5)-glutamine methyltransferase: MSASAQMTRVRAIQWARQSIDRLDARLLLQFASECSANALIADPDVVLEEAQWTRFQSLVQRRAGGEPLAYLVGEAGFYGALLAVTPDVLVPRPETEELVDWALDVLRDQPAPTIADLGTGSGAIALTLARARPDARVMAVDVSSAALSVAQLNQQRLGCANVALIHASWYDGWQAADGLDLIISNPPYIPADDPHLSGDGVRFEPRLALTDEADGLDAYRAIAAGAVARLKPGGWLLVEHGHDQGAAVASLWLQAGLVDVRGRLDLSGNPRMTGGQKPARSA, encoded by the coding sequence GTGAGCGCGTCGGCTCAGATGACGCGTGTCCGGGCCATACAGTGGGCGCGGCAATCGATAGACCGCTTGGATGCCCGGTTATTGCTGCAATTTGCGTCTGAATGTTCGGCCAATGCCCTGATTGCAGATCCGGATGTCGTGCTTGAAGAGGCCCAGTGGACACGTTTTCAAAGTCTGGTGCAGCGCCGGGCCGGCGGCGAGCCTCTGGCTTATCTGGTCGGAGAGGCCGGTTTTTATGGTGCATTGCTGGCGGTGACGCCGGACGTGCTGGTGCCGCGACCAGAAACCGAAGAGCTGGTCGATTGGGCACTCGACGTGTTGCGTGACCAACCCGCACCCACTATTGCCGATCTGGGGACCGGGAGTGGGGCGATAGCGCTCACCTTGGCACGCGCCCGCCCAGATGCTCGGGTCATGGCCGTTGATGTTTCTTCAGCAGCCCTGTCGGTCGCTCAATTGAATCAACAACGGCTGGGCTGTGCCAATGTTGCGCTGATTCATGCCAGTTGGTATGACGGTTGGCAGGCGGCCGACGGCCTTGATTTGATCATTAGCAACCCACCGTATATCCCCGCGGATGACCCGCACTTAAGCGGCGATGGCGTGCGTTTTGAACCCCGTCTGGCGCTCACGGATGAGGCCGACGGCTTGGATGCCTACCGCGCTATTGCCGCCGGCGCTGTGGCGCGTCTTAAGCCCGGTGGGTGGTTGCTGGTGGAGCATGGGCATGATCAGGGGGCGGCAGTGGCGAGCCTTTGGTTGCAGGCAGGCTTGGTTGATGTCAGGGGGCGGCTTGATTTGAGCGGTAATCCCCGGATGACCGGCGGGCAGAAACCAGCGAGATCGGCGTGA
- the prfA gene encoding peptide chain release factor 1: MKPSLLDKLRQLADRLQALDLRLSEQGVHDDLDEFRRISKERAEIEPVVALYETYCQRLSDLDTAEAMLADPDMKGLAQEEMAAVKADLPGLEQQLQTLLLPRDPADEKNVIVEIRAGTGGDESALFAGDLFRMYSRFAERRRWQVELISASESDLGGYKEVIFRVLGQGAYSVLKFESGGHRVQRVPETETQGRIHTSACTVAVMPEADAMEAVAINPAELRIDTFRASGAGGQHINKTDSAVRITHLPTGTVVECQDGRSQHQNRDQAMRVLVARIEDQRRRELHAKEAATRKSLIGSGDRSERIRTYNFPQGRMTDHRINLTLYKLANLMDGDMDELARSLAAEHQAEQLAALADQD, encoded by the coding sequence ATGAAACCCAGTCTTCTCGATAAACTCCGACAACTTGCCGATCGTCTGCAAGCGTTGGATCTGCGACTGAGTGAGCAAGGCGTGCATGATGATCTGGACGAATTTCGCCGTATCTCCAAGGAGCGGGCAGAGATTGAGCCGGTCGTTGCGCTTTACGAAACTTACTGTCAGCGCTTGTCCGACCTGGATACCGCTGAAGCCATGCTGGCGGACCCCGATATGAAAGGGCTGGCCCAGGAAGAAATGGCAGCCGTTAAGGCGGATTTGCCGGGCCTGGAACAACAGTTGCAGACCTTGCTGCTACCGCGTGATCCTGCGGATGAAAAAAACGTGATTGTGGAAATCCGTGCGGGCACGGGCGGGGATGAATCGGCTTTGTTCGCGGGTGATCTGTTTCGCATGTACAGTCGGTTTGCCGAGCGTCGTCGCTGGCAGGTAGAACTCATTTCAGCCAGTGAGTCCGATCTGGGTGGCTACAAGGAAGTGATTTTCCGGGTGCTTGGGCAGGGGGCGTATTCTGTCCTCAAGTTCGAGTCGGGCGGACATCGTGTGCAGCGCGTGCCTGAAACCGAAACCCAGGGACGCATTCACACCTCCGCGTGTACGGTGGCAGTGATGCCCGAAGCCGATGCCATGGAGGCGGTGGCCATCAATCCGGCTGAATTGCGTATTGATACTTTCCGTGCCTCGGGTGCGGGCGGGCAGCACATTAACAAAACGGATTCGGCGGTGCGCATTACGCATTTACCCACGGGTACGGTGGTGGAGTGTCAGGATGGCCGCTCGCAACATCAGAACCGCGATCAAGCCATGCGCGTTCTGGTGGCGCGCATTGAAGATCAACGTCGGCGTGAATTGCATGCCAAGGAAGCGGCGACTCGTAAGAGTTTAATCGGCAGTGGGGATCGATCCGAGCGGATTCGTACGTACAACTTCCCGCAGGGTCGAATGACCGACCACCGCATTAACCTGACGCTGTATAAACTCGCCAATCTGATGGACGGCGACATGGACGAGCTGGCCCGGTCGCTGGCCGCCGAGCATCAAGCAGAACAACTGGCGGCTTTGGCCGATCAGGACTAA
- a CDS encoding TonB family protein, whose amino-acid sequence MRRMPELWQDWPVSLRWAVTISLGVHLLVVFPLAFWLYTPIAMPQAPLSAVLRGPGESTQTAHDDSRTRAPLSAGETRKPTPKTPRVPRVQKKHDERPADTAAPLPPTRVGVAQGDAAAAPNVSAKAGSVGGAPELARDGADADALQRYRLALGGEARKAKRYPEVSRARGHEGVCEMMIVLSRNGGPPVVVPGRSSGSPTLDDAALVMTRLAAERTPVPAELQGRNLRIPLRIRFSLDDF is encoded by the coding sequence ATGCGCCGGATGCCTGAGCTCTGGCAAGATTGGCCGGTATCCCTGCGCTGGGCGGTAACTATTTCTTTAGGCGTGCATTTGTTGGTAGTTTTTCCGCTGGCCTTCTGGCTGTACACCCCCATCGCGATGCCGCAGGCGCCACTCAGTGCCGTGTTACGAGGCCCGGGTGAATCCACTCAAACTGCGCACGACGATTCAAGGACCAGGGCGCCCCTGTCCGCCGGAGAGACCCGTAAACCCACGCCGAAAACGCCACGCGTGCCACGGGTTCAAAAAAAGCATGATGAACGCCCCGCAGATACCGCAGCGCCTCTGCCGCCCACGCGGGTGGGCGTTGCGCAGGGCGACGCCGCTGCAGCACCTAATGTGAGTGCTAAAGCCGGCAGCGTCGGTGGGGCGCCGGAGTTGGCTCGCGATGGGGCCGACGCGGATGCGCTCCAGCGTTATCGTCTGGCGTTGGGGGGCGAAGCACGGAAAGCCAAGCGTTATCCGGAGGTTTCTCGTGCTCGCGGGCACGAGGGGGTTTGCGAGATGATGATCGTTTTATCCAGAAACGGTGGCCCCCCTGTGGTGGTGCCGGGTCGGAGCAGTGGTTCACCGACGCTCGACGACGCAGCGTTGGTCATGACACGTCTGGCGGCTGAGCGAACGCCGGTACCGGCAGAGCTGCAGGGGCGTAATCTGCGTATCCCATTGCGTATCCGCTTCTCGCTCGACGATTTCTGA
- the hemA gene encoding glutamyl-tRNA reductase, protein MSLHLIGLNHHTAPLAIRERVAIAAEAVGGALTTLRQSGAVDEAAILSTCNRTELYVSGDTTEAVLAWWMQHAGMSLDDARPYLYHHADQDAVRQALRVAAGLDSMVLGEPQILGQMKDAVRTAEQVGALGSNLHRLFQHAFAVAKEIRSTTGIGESVVSMAAASVRLAERIFDDLSEQSVLFVGAGDMVALCATHFAASKPKRMVVANRTIERANELAHQIHGEAIRLTQLADALPQFDIVISCTASSLPIIGLGMVERAVKARRHRPMFMVDLAVPRDIEAEVADLDDVFLYTVDDLASVVQHGVASRQAAVIDAEAIIAGRLGDFLDWHARRAHVPVIQAFRDGAAQLRAQELELARKRLSRGEAAELVLEQMATRLTNKFLHGPLSAINKADSDDRERLQQAMRQFMAGWDTSE, encoded by the coding sequence ATGTCGCTTCACCTAATCGGACTCAATCACCATACTGCCCCCCTGGCGATTCGGGAACGGGTAGCGATTGCCGCCGAGGCGGTAGGGGGAGCGCTCACGACGTTGCGCCAATCGGGCGCGGTCGACGAAGCGGCGATTCTATCGACCTGTAATCGTACCGAGCTATACGTCTCAGGCGATACCACTGAGGCCGTACTCGCATGGTGGATGCAGCATGCGGGGATGTCACTCGATGATGCGCGGCCCTACCTCTACCATCATGCAGATCAGGATGCGGTGCGTCAGGCGTTGCGTGTCGCCGCCGGATTGGATTCCATGGTGTTGGGTGAACCGCAGATTCTTGGGCAGATGAAGGATGCCGTACGCACCGCAGAACAGGTTGGCGCGCTCGGTAGTAATTTGCACCGTCTGTTTCAGCATGCCTTTGCTGTCGCTAAAGAAATCCGTAGCACCACAGGCATCGGCGAAAGCGTTGTTTCCATGGCCGCCGCATCCGTGCGGCTGGCTGAGCGTATCTTCGATGACTTGAGTGAGCAGTCCGTATTATTTGTGGGCGCAGGCGATATGGTGGCGCTTTGTGCAACCCATTTTGCCGCCAGCAAGCCCAAACGCATGGTGGTGGCCAACCGCACCATTGAACGCGCTAATGAGTTGGCGCATCAGATCCATGGTGAAGCCATACGATTGACCCAGCTGGCCGATGCGTTGCCTCAGTTCGATATCGTTATTTCCTGTACCGCTAGTTCATTACCTATTATCGGCCTCGGTATGGTGGAGCGTGCCGTCAAGGCGCGTCGTCATCGCCCGATGTTTATGGTGGATTTGGCGGTGCCCCGAGATATTGAAGCCGAAGTGGCCGATCTGGATGATGTGTTTTTGTACACCGTTGATGATTTAGCCAGCGTGGTGCAGCATGGTGTGGCGTCGCGCCAGGCCGCCGTCATCGATGCAGAAGCGATTATTGCCGGACGTCTGGGCGATTTCCTCGACTGGCATGCGCGTCGTGCCCATGTGCCCGTGATCCAGGCCTTCCGTGACGGGGCCGCACAACTCAGGGCCCAGGAACTCGAGTTGGCGCGTAAACGCCTGAGCCGTGGCGAAGCGGCCGAGCTTGTTTTGGAGCAGATGGCAACGCGCCTCACCAACAAGTTTTTGCATGGGCCGCTGTCGGCCATCAACAAGGCCGACTCTGACGATCGTGAACGTTTGCAACAAGCCATGCGCCAATTCATGGCTGGTTGGGATACGTCCGAATGA
- the rplM gene encoding 50S ribosomal protein L13: MKTFSAKPHEVQRDWFIVDATDKVLGRVASEVARRLRGKHKPEYTPHVDTGDFIVIVNVEKLRVTGNKAEDKKYYRHSGYPGGIYETTFGKMQQRFPERALEKAVKGMLPKGPLGYAMLKKLKCYAGAVHPHTAQQPKSLEI, from the coding sequence ATGAAAACCTTTTCCGCCAAGCCGCATGAAGTTCAGCGCGACTGGTTCATCGTGGACGCCACGGACAAAGTTCTGGGCCGCGTTGCCAGCGAAGTCGCACGTCGCCTGCGTGGCAAGCATAAGCCTGAGTACACCCCGCACGTTGATACGGGTGACTTCATTGTGATCGTCAACGTTGAAAAACTGCGTGTGACCGGTAACAAGGCTGAAGACAAAAAATACTACCGTCACTCGGGCTACCCGGGCGGTATCTATGAAACAACGTTTGGCAAGATGCAACAGCGTTTCCCGGAGCGTGCTCTGGAAAAAGCCGTTAAAGGCATGCTGCCAAAGGGTCCGCTCGGCTACGCCATGCTGAAGAAGCTTAAGTGCTACGCTGGTGCTGTCCATCCGCATACCGCCCAGCAACCCAAGTCGCTGGAAATCTAA
- a CDS encoding mechanosensitive ion channel domain-containing protein — protein MRILSRHNVTALTCLLFALPAYAQLPSLLPVKPVASTAAPAAPEAVNAKDPQQELTDAQGRLRDAQDALKRIQDQLDQKTLAVNARNELLKQFNLRQTLADRYAQQIDYLKQLQVLEQKIVDATQQRDSWVPPAGTAPWSVVDGDVVRNEMLVYAARITQLGKESEALSEQIVSLSREKADSESRLRQLQEKADKNSDADRAALEDVRGRLALQTAVLVRTDLERRVKDKDRALLEVRRETASRTWDYFGGRFVLPPEVLATAKADLQGIIDRDRDAELKALARAEAAMARLNKAQSAFQRLDQTKASARQIADARAALDIAQADESAARSEVDRLRQLIEIGGYGLQVWDARAIIYGNPRPDATRLDDIVQRVRVGLIRIRQARDFLQQSLTTREQEAFDLREALLGTKSPLDQKVIAARLASANAQTDSARSILAALDKFEQHLTVIQSELGVYSQDRTLGERLIDYWQRLVGVSKKIWQYELFTVDDVLLVDNREVKTTRGVTIGKSVGAIGILIFGFLLVSWLIRSAIGLAERRIGLKSSVATQIRRWLTVVATATLIILSFNLVQIPLSVFAFLGGALAIGAGFGTQNLIKNLISGLMLLVERPIRMGDLVEVDGIKGRVTSIGIRFSTIHSADGVDTLIPNSELVEKKLVNWTYSNPDARREIRVGVAYGTDPVQVKNLIKSAALAHPDVMTQPEPTVVLDDLGDSALMFSLRYWIRLGAGTDGREVDSDLRCEILDKLAAAGIDVPYPQRDVRLQMAQPLTVALMHPDAETKGR, from the coding sequence ATGCGCATCCTTTCTCGCCACAATGTAACGGCGCTTACATGCCTCTTGTTTGCATTGCCAGCCTACGCGCAGCTGCCATCACTGTTGCCAGTGAAACCGGTTGCGTCGACAGCGGCGCCAGCAGCGCCCGAGGCCGTGAATGCCAAGGATCCGCAGCAGGAGTTAACGGATGCGCAGGGGCGTTTGCGGGATGCGCAGGATGCACTGAAGCGGATTCAAGATCAGCTGGATCAGAAAACGCTGGCAGTAAACGCACGCAACGAATTGCTCAAGCAATTTAATTTGCGTCAGACCCTCGCAGATCGCTATGCGCAGCAGATTGATTATCTGAAGCAGTTGCAGGTGTTAGAACAAAAGATTGTCGATGCGACACAGCAGCGCGATAGCTGGGTACCACCCGCAGGCACGGCGCCTTGGTCCGTGGTTGATGGGGATGTGGTTCGTAACGAAATGCTGGTCTACGCGGCACGGATTACACAATTAGGTAAAGAATCGGAGGCGTTATCTGAACAGATTGTGAGCTTGAGTCGAGAGAAGGCAGATAGCGAGAGCCGGTTGCGTCAGCTTCAGGAGAAGGCTGATAAGAACAGCGATGCTGACCGGGCTGCGCTGGAGGACGTGCGGGGGCGGTTGGCGCTGCAAACGGCCGTGCTTGTGCGAACTGATCTGGAGCGTCGCGTCAAAGACAAAGACCGGGCGCTACTTGAAGTCCGGCGGGAAACCGCCAGCAGAACCTGGGATTATTTTGGTGGTCGCTTTGTATTGCCACCGGAGGTATTGGCAACTGCCAAGGCAGATCTTCAAGGGATCATAGATCGGGACCGTGACGCAGAGTTGAAGGCGCTGGCGCGCGCTGAAGCTGCTATGGCACGTTTGAACAAAGCACAGAGTGCATTTCAACGCTTGGATCAGACGAAGGCATCGGCGAGACAGATTGCCGATGCGCGTGCGGCATTGGATATTGCTCAGGCCGACGAATCGGCGGCGCGTAGTGAAGTGGATCGTTTGCGTCAACTCATCGAGATTGGTGGGTATGGCTTACAGGTCTGGGACGCACGTGCCATCATTTATGGCAACCCCCGGCCCGATGCAACACGTTTGGACGACATTGTGCAGCGTGTGCGCGTGGGGCTGATCCGAATCCGTCAGGCGCGTGATTTTTTGCAACAATCGCTGACGACGCGCGAGCAAGAAGCGTTCGATCTGCGTGAGGCGTTGCTCGGGACGAAATCACCGCTGGATCAGAAGGTGATTGCTGCCCGTTTGGCGTCAGCCAACGCCCAGACTGATAGCGCCAGGTCGATTTTGGCGGCGCTCGATAAGTTTGAGCAGCATTTGACGGTCATCCAATCGGAGCTGGGCGTCTATAGCCAGGATCGCACCTTGGGAGAGCGCTTGATCGACTACTGGCAGCGGCTGGTAGGTGTCTCGAAGAAGATATGGCAGTACGAACTCTTTACGGTTGATGATGTGTTGCTGGTTGATAACCGCGAAGTGAAGACGACGCGGGGCGTTACCATCGGCAAAAGTGTGGGCGCGATTGGTATTCTGATTTTTGGATTTTTGCTGGTGTCGTGGCTGATCCGCTCAGCGATTGGTTTGGCCGAACGCCGAATTGGGCTTAAATCGTCTGTCGCTACACAGATTCGGCGTTGGCTAACGGTGGTCGCGACCGCCACGCTGATCATCCTGAGCTTTAATCTGGTTCAGATTCCACTCAGCGTGTTTGCCTTTCTGGGCGGTGCACTGGCCATTGGCGCTGGTTTTGGCACGCAGAATTTGATTAAGAATCTGATTAGTGGGCTGATGTTGCTCGTCGAGCGACCGATTCGCATGGGGGATCTGGTTGAAGTGGATGGTATCAAGGGTCGGGTGACTTCCATCGGCATTCGCTTTTCAACCATTCACAGTGCCGACGGGGTTGATACGCTGATCCCGAATAGTGAACTGGTCGAGAAAAAGTTAGTGAACTGGACTTATAGCAACCCGGATGCACGTCGAGAGATACGGGTGGGGGTTGCGTACGGTACAGATCCAGTCCAGGTTAAAAACCTGATTAAAAGTGCCGCGTTGGCGCACCCTGATGTGATGACGCAGCCGGAACCCACCGTGGTGCTGGATGATCTGGGCGACAGTGCCTTGATGTTTAGCTTGCGGTATTGGATCAGGCTGGGCGCCGGCACGGATGGCCGTGAGGTGGATAGTGATTTGCGTTGCGAGATCCTGGATAAATTAGCGGCTGCTGGCATTGACGTGCCGTATCCGCAGCGGGATGTCCGGTTGCAAATGGCGCAGCCGTTGACGGTGGCGCTGATGCATCCGGATGCTGAGACAAAAGGCCGCTGA